Genomic DNA from Shewanella woodyi ATCC 51908:
AAGGTCATTACTTAGTGGATGTTTCAATTTAAAGACTCATCAATCATTATTTCTTGTAAATAAAAAAGATGCTGCGGCATCTTTTTTATTTGTGTTGTTAACTTGAGTTAGGTCTTTTTAGCGAAGTGACAGATAGTGCGCATATACTGATTACTTTTAGCTTCCAGGATGATCTGACCACTAAATTGCGCTTTTAACCATCCATTAAGTCTCGACAGACTGCGTTGACTGTTATTTGAAAGCAGTTGCTCATTGAGTTGAGCAAGTTTCTCTGGGCTTACTCCTATGCCGTTATCTTCGACAATAATGGTGATCGCTTCGCTCTCCTGTGTCGCTCTTATGATGATGTTGCAATCGGAGCGCTTATCAATAAAAGCATGGCTAAGACTGTTATTAACAATAGAGTAGAGCAGGAGTAGCAGATCCCAAGAGGGAAGATTAACGATAATATGCTCATCGCACTCTAGCTCAAGGCTAATATTCTCCTCTGTTAATTTAGGCTCAAACACTGCAAGGAAATGACTGAGAAACTGAGATAGATTAATCGCTTTGATAGCTTCGTTTTTGCTCAAAAGTATCTGCTGAAAATGCCTTAATGTGTCAGTATTGTGGGTCAGCAGCGCTAGCATAGTATCGAGTTTGGTTTCCGCTTCCTGTTCATTTTGACACATCTTCGCCACGAGATGATCTTGCTCTATCATCTGCCTCTTAATAAGGGCTGAGAACATTGCTGGAAATAGTAGATAAACACTGGAGTCCATGTGTCTTTGCTGCTGAGCGCCTAAATTTTCATGCTCTATTTGGTTAATAACTTCTTTTTGTAGAGCTATTTGCTGTTGAGCTTGCTTAATCTGCACACTTAATTCTGAGATCTCATTAGTCAATTGCAGGTTATTGTCGTGCAGCTCCTGGGTGATAACTTTTTGAGAGCTGATGTCGAATGCCATATTACCCATGGAGATGGTCTCGCCTTCATCATTAACAATGGGAAATTTTGTTATCTGATAGAGGGTCTCACCATGGGAGGAGGGGAAGGCTTGTTCAAAGCTCTGGGGCTCCTGCGTGTCTAAAGTAATTTTATCGTGTTTCAGTATCAACTCTGCAATGTGGGGAGGAAAAAGCTGCAGATCTTTCTTGCCTAAAATTCCATGTCTTTCAATGCCAATAACTTCACAAAATCTGTCATTGACTAAAGTGTATGAGCCTTGAATATCTTTAACAAATATTAGGTTATGAGAAGCATTGAGTAATGAATTAAGTTGAGTCTTGCGTAATTTCAGCTCATTTTGAGCCAGTTGCTGCACGGCAAGTTGTTCCTCTAAGGCTAAGTTACTGGCATCTAAGCTGGCAAATGCGACTTCAAGTTGATGATTGCGAAACACAAATGCTTGAGCTAGTTGTCCAACTTCATCTTTGCGGTTAGCCGCTTCCAGTTCGAGTTTAGCAACTTGATTCTCCTTTAAGGCAAAAACCATACTTGATATGGGGCGAATAAAGAGTCTGTGTTGCAACAAAAAGAGTAATAGCAGGCCGAAAAGCTGCATTATAACCAGATAGAAACCAATCCTTGCTGCAATATTATTGGCCTCCTCATTAATCGAATCCAGTGGGGTGACTAAAATGATTTTCCAGTAGGTACTGGGCATCAAGAAGATAGATACTAATGACGCTTGATTACTCTGCTCGTTTGGGCTGAGCTTGAATGAGGTGATAAGCTCTGCAGTATTGAGAGTTTTACTGGCGTTTAGGTTTATCAGGGCTGCAAGCTTATCTCTTTGGTTCACCGGAGTGCTCTGTAATAGAGAGCTTAGTTGCTCCTGACTAAACGCTGGGTGTTGTTGGGCGCGCTGAATTAACTGCTCATCGACCTCAAGTAGTTTCTGGTTGATGATTGCCAAGTTTTGCTTCTCTTTAGCCAATTGGGAGAGTGGTTTAAATAGTGAGTTGGGCTCAATAAGTTGTGGAGATTGATGCTCATCGGGGAAGGCGATAACCTTATTGAGATGATCTAGAGCAAAAATATAGCTTTTATTTTCAGTTTTCTCATTGACTGCTTCATTAAAGAAGTGAGCTAAACCTGAAAGGGTGATATCTATCGTCGCAACACCAAGAAATTGATGTTCTGACCACATAGGAACCGAGGCGGTTAACATGGTCTCTTTGGTGTAGGTATCGATATAGGCTTGCGACCACAACACGGTATTTTGGGGGTAAAAACGTATGGGTTTGTAC
This window encodes:
- a CDS encoding PDC sensor domain-containing protein — protein: MGNSSPTHSPIKVLRWRDSLPIKFSFIQFIIASLIIISSVWLIFTIEKSHHLETQIVLSQNQGLAFVATLEQTTTKIESLASSIASLGQLYSNNTQVLQDSIPALLNTDGKHQLISGGGLWPEPAAFNQEKERDSFFWSRNKSLELQQIEGYNSQIGPDYHQESWYKPIRFYPQNTVLWSQAYIDTYTKETMLTASVPMWSEHQFLGVATIDITLSGLAHFFNEAVNEKTENKSYIFALDHLNKVIAFPDEHQSPQLIEPNSLFKPLSQLAKEKQNLAIINQKLLEVDEQLIQRAQQHPAFSQEQLSSLLQSTPVNQRDKLAALINLNASKTLNTAELITSFKLSPNEQSNQASLVSIFLMPSTYWKIILVTPLDSINEEANNIAARIGFYLVIMQLFGLLLLFLLQHRLFIRPISSMVFALKENQVAKLELEAANRKDEVGQLAQAFVFRNHQLEVAFASLDASNLALEEQLAVQQLAQNELKLRKTQLNSLLNASHNLIFVKDIQGSYTLVNDRFCEVIGIERHGILGKKDLQLFPPHIAELILKHDKITLDTQEPQSFEQAFPSSHGETLYQITKFPIVNDEGETISMGNMAFDISSQKVITQELHDNNLQLTNEISELSVQIKQAQQQIALQKEVINQIEHENLGAQQQRHMDSSVYLLFPAMFSALIKRQMIEQDHLVAKMCQNEQEAETKLDTMLALLTHNTDTLRHFQQILLSKNEAIKAINLSQFLSHFLAVFEPKLTEENISLELECDEHIIVNLPSWDLLLLLYSIVNNSLSHAFIDKRSDCNIIIRATQESEAITIIVEDNGIGVSPEKLAQLNEQLLSNNSQRSLSRLNGWLKAQFSGQIILEAKSNQYMRTICHFAKKT